The Gillisia sp. Hel_I_86 genome has a segment encoding these proteins:
- a CDS encoding S41 family peptidase: MTSKILSLFFLSCCFFGFCPVDVNAQGTRLLRQPTISDLHIAFVHANDLWIVEQRQGETNLGNARRLTSNEGAETNPHFSADGKWIAFTGEYDGNVDVYIIPTEGGQPKRLTWHPGNDIVMGWAPDGKSVLFSSGREGYPTAVSKLYTIATNGGMPLALKVPRAANGELSEDGNFLAYTPISFWDPEWRNYRGGQAQPIWILNLKNYSLKQTLRTDNERHTDPVWLSGKIFFLSERDYANNIWSYDPASEDVKQITFHKQFDAKSLDAGGGRIVYEQGGYLHLLDPSNGTSEQLEINVNGDFNWARPRWEDVETTRLSNSSLSPTGQRALFEYRGEIFTVSKEEGNWRNITNSSGAADRFPVWSPDGSKIAWFSDASGEYKLMIGNQEGLGDIRSIKIPNPTFFFKPEWSPNGKYIAFTDTNYNLWYINVESEKITKADVEGYAHPNRSLNPVWSPDSQWIAYVRIMDNLFKSVKVHNVETGKNHQLTNSMADAISPVWDASGKYLYFLATTNYGLNTGWLDMTSYERPITRSLYMMVLSKDTPSPLMPRLFDEKEQKEEEDNKAKEEKKKSSGKKEPEKNVARVKIDFDGLENRIEVLGAPDKSYTNLLSGPEGYVFYMEDIPNESEFSMSRYSLEERESIPFLSKVNEASVSHDRKNMLYRNGINWGIVPTSNGAPKEEDNKLVVSNLRLKIDPTEEWKQIFREGWRYQRDFLYVDNIHGAPWDKILEWYTPWVEHVHHRSDLNYLVDILGGEVSVGHSYTSGGDFPDIKEVAVGLLGADYAVRSNRYYFSRIYNGESWNPEVKAPLGLSGLNVNEGDFLLEVNGKEVKASQNLYTYFEGTAGRQTYILVNDKPSKDGARLITVVPVDDEYQLRSFAWIEDNRRKVDEMSNGKLAYVYVPNTGQQGYQYFNRYYFAQQDKQGAIIDERNNGGGSAADYIVDVLARELHGYFNSRVEGNKPFTTPMAGIWGPKVMIINERAGSGGDLLPYLFREMEIGPLVGTRTWGGLVGTWDTPAFVDGGRMVAPRGGFFDVEGNWAIEGEGVAPDIEVQMTPADVVSGRDPQLERSVQEALRLLKKTPVELKKEPAPPVRWKRPKGWEQEAENEN; this comes from the coding sequence ATGACATCAAAAATACTTTCGCTTTTCTTTCTTTCTTGTTGTTTTTTTGGATTTTGTCCTGTAGATGTAAATGCTCAGGGTACGAGGCTGTTACGCCAGCCAACCATTAGTGATTTACATATTGCTTTTGTTCATGCCAATGATCTCTGGATCGTTGAGCAACGGCAGGGAGAGACCAATCTTGGTAATGCCCGTCGCCTCACTTCAAATGAAGGAGCTGAAACCAATCCGCATTTTTCCGCGGATGGAAAATGGATAGCTTTTACCGGGGAGTATGATGGAAATGTAGATGTATATATTATTCCGACTGAAGGTGGACAGCCAAAAAGGCTTACCTGGCATCCGGGAAACGACATTGTTATGGGTTGGGCCCCTGATGGAAAATCGGTTTTATTTTCTTCCGGAAGGGAAGGGTATCCAACGGCAGTTTCTAAATTATATACTATCGCTACGAATGGGGGTATGCCATTAGCTCTCAAAGTTCCAAGAGCTGCGAACGGAGAATTGTCTGAAGATGGTAATTTTCTGGCCTATACTCCAATCTCCTTTTGGGATCCTGAATGGCGTAACTATCGTGGCGGACAGGCACAGCCAATATGGATCCTGAATTTAAAAAATTACTCACTCAAACAAACTTTACGAACTGATAATGAGAGGCATACCGATCCTGTTTGGCTTAGCGGTAAAATATTCTTTCTATCTGAAAGGGATTATGCCAACAATATCTGGTCTTATGATCCTGCTTCCGAAGATGTTAAACAGATAACTTTTCACAAGCAATTTGATGCTAAAAGCCTTGATGCAGGCGGTGGAAGGATCGTTTATGAACAGGGAGGATATCTTCATTTGCTCGACCCATCCAACGGAACGAGTGAACAACTTGAAATAAACGTGAACGGAGATTTTAACTGGGCCAGGCCAAGATGGGAAGATGTTGAAACCACGAGGCTTTCCAATTCGTCCCTAAGTCCAACTGGGCAACGTGCATTATTTGAATACCGCGGGGAGATCTTTACTGTTTCAAAAGAAGAAGGGAACTGGAGAAACATCACCAACTCATCCGGGGCGGCAGATCGATTTCCTGTCTGGTCTCCTGATGGTTCTAAAATAGCATGGTTTTCTGATGCTTCCGGAGAATATAAGCTTATGATTGGCAACCAAGAAGGATTAGGAGATATCCGAAGTATAAAGATACCAAATCCAACCTTTTTCTTTAAACCAGAATGGTCTCCAAATGGAAAGTATATTGCATTTACTGATACAAATTATAACCTGTGGTATATAAATGTAGAAAGCGAAAAGATCACCAAAGCCGACGTAGAGGGTTATGCTCATCCTAATCGTTCACTTAACCCGGTTTGGTCTCCAGATAGCCAGTGGATTGCATATGTACGAATCATGGATAATCTGTTCAAATCGGTGAAAGTGCATAATGTTGAAACCGGTAAAAACCATCAACTGACCAATTCCATGGCCGATGCCATTTCGCCGGTATGGGATGCAAGTGGGAAGTATCTTTACTTTCTTGCTACTACTAATTACGGGCTCAATACCGGCTGGTTGGATATGACAAGTTATGAAAGGCCCATAACAAGGAGCCTTTATATGATGGTACTTTCAAAAGATACTCCATCTCCCCTTATGCCCAGGCTTTTTGATGAAAAGGAGCAAAAGGAAGAGGAGGATAACAAAGCTAAGGAAGAGAAAAAGAAATCTTCGGGCAAAAAGGAACCTGAAAAGAATGTCGCACGTGTAAAAATCGATTTTGACGGATTGGAAAATCGAATTGAAGTGTTGGGTGCTCCAGATAAAAGTTATACCAATTTGTTATCAGGACCAGAAGGTTATGTATTCTATATGGAAGACATCCCAAACGAATCTGAATTCTCAATGAGTCGGTATAGCCTGGAAGAGCGGGAATCTATCCCATTCCTTTCTAAAGTAAATGAGGCTTCTGTTTCCCATGACCGGAAAAATATGCTCTATCGCAATGGCATTAATTGGGGGATTGTCCCCACCTCTAATGGAGCTCCTAAGGAAGAAGACAATAAACTGGTGGTTTCCAATCTAAGATTGAAAATTGATCCTACAGAAGAATGGAAACAAATATTCAGAGAAGGATGGCGGTATCAAAGAGATTTTTTATATGTGGACAATATTCACGGAGCTCCTTGGGATAAAATCCTGGAATGGTATACCCCTTGGGTAGAGCACGTGCACCATAGATCAGATCTCAATTACTTGGTAGATATACTGGGAGGTGAAGTGTCTGTTGGGCATTCATATACTTCAGGAGGAGATTTTCCAGATATCAAAGAAGTTGCGGTAGGATTGTTGGGAGCAGATTACGCTGTGAGATCGAACAGATATTATTTCAGCAGGATTTATAACGGTGAAAGCTGGAACCCAGAAGTAAAGGCTCCTTTAGGCCTTTCAGGGCTGAATGTTAACGAAGGGGATTTTCTTTTAGAGGTAAATGGAAAAGAAGTAAAAGCTTCCCAAAATCTTTATACTTATTTTGAAGGGACCGCAGGAAGACAAACTTATATATTAGTGAATGATAAACCTTCGAAAGATGGAGCAAGATTGATCACAGTTGTTCCTGTTGATGATGAATATCAATTGAGAAGTTTTGCCTGGATCGAGGACAACAGAAGGAAAGTTGATGAAATGTCCAATGGGAAACTGGCGTATGTGTATGTTCCTAATACAGGGCAACAAGGTTATCAGTATTTTAATAGATATTATTTTGCCCAGCAAGATAAGCAGGGAGCCATTATAGATGAAAGAAACAACGGCGGAGGTTCTGCCGCAGACTATATTGTGGACGTGCTCGCAAGGGAACTTCATGGATATTTTAATAGCAGGGTGGAGGGGAATAAGCCCTTTACGACCCCTATGGCTGGAATTTGGGGGCCAAAAGTGATGATTATTAACGAAAGAGCAGGATCTGGAGGAGATCTGTTACCTTACCTATTTAGAGAGATGGAAATAGGTCCCCTTGTAGGTACTCGTACTTGGGGCGGGCTTGTTGGCACTTGGGACACTCCTGCTTTTGTAGATGGAGGGAGAATGGTGGCGCCGCGTGGAGGATTCTTCGATGTGGAAGGGAACTGGGCTATAGAAGGAGAAGGGGTAGCCCCCGATATTGAAGTACAGATGACTCCGGCAGATGTTGTTTCGGGAAGAGACCCACAGTTGGAGCGTTCTGTTCAGGAAGCATTAAGACTCCTAAAAAAAACACCTGTAGAGCTGAAAAAAGAACCTGCCCCTCCTGTAAGATGGAAACGCCCAAAAGGTTGGGAACAGGAAGCAGAAAATGAAAATTAG
- a CDS encoding type II toxin-antitoxin system RelE/ParE family toxin yields MAEYKLTYKAVEDLSKIWNYTFEIWSERQADKYYDELIINFQEIAENSNLGRNYEGISKRLVGMKANRHIIFYRTLSENYVEITRILHERMDLKRRIEE; encoded by the coding sequence ATGGCTGAATATAAGTTGACATACAAAGCTGTTGAGGATTTATCTAAGATTTGGAATTATACATTTGAGATTTGGTCGGAAAGACAAGCTGACAAATATTACGATGAATTAATTATCAATTTTCAAGAAATTGCTGAAAATTCAAATTTAGGAAGAAATTACGAAGGAATATCAAAGCGACTTGTCGGAATGAAAGCAAATCGACATATAATTTTCTACAGAACTTTGAGCGAAAATTATGTAGAAATAACTAGAATTTTACACGAAAGAATGGACTTGAAGAGAAGGATAGAGGAATAG
- a CDS encoding type II toxin-antitoxin system ParD family antitoxin — translation MNKNTSISLGNYFDQFVQSSINEGRFKNVSEVIRAGLRLLEEEESKVIALKNAIQEGIDSGIAPDFDPKKHLQSLKAKKHSNG, via the coding sequence ATGAACAAAAACACATCAATATCACTCGGAAATTATTTTGACCAATTCGTGCAAAGTAGCATAAATGAAGGTAGATTTAAAAACGTTAGCGAAGTTATTCGAGCAGGATTAAGGCTTTTAGAAGAAGAAGAAAGTAAAGTAATTGCTTTAAAAAATGCTATTCAAGAAGGAATAGATAGCGGAATAGCTCCCGATTTTGACCCAAAAAAGCATCTTCAATCATTAAAGGCGAAAAAACACTCGAATGGCTGA
- a CDS encoding ribonuclease E/G — protein sequence MDKELIIRSGSSAIDFALIKDGKLVELNKEEDDSNFAVGDIFIAKIRKAVPGLNAAFVNVGYTKDGFLHYHDLGPQVQTLLKFVKRVSTGKLKDYSLQNFTFEQDIDKDGSVTEVLKSNQSLLVQVMKEPISTKGPRISSELSLPGRYIVLVPFSNRVSVSQKIESKEEKDRLKRLVKSIKPKGFGVIVRTVAEGKKVAELDRDLQNLMSRWTAMCKKLYKAPHPSKVLGELNRASSILRDIFNDTFTSITVDDEELYAQLKDYVAEIAPNKESIVKLYQSNVPIFEKFGIERQIKTSFGRTVSMSKGAYLIIEHTEAMHVIDVNSGNRSNKAKNQEETALEVNLISATEIARQLRLRDMGGIIVVDFIDMNKAENRKALFDHLREEMSDDRAKHKILPPSKFGLIQITRQRVRPETNIKTREVNPNGTGEIEAPIIVIDKIKTDLERLIKKNHKKITLSAHPFIAAFLTRGFPSPRSQWFFDHKRWVKILPRDAYTYMEYHFHDKNGEVLE from the coding sequence GTGGACAAAGAATTGATTATTAGATCTGGTTCCTCTGCTATAGATTTTGCCTTAATTAAAGATGGAAAACTAGTCGAATTAAACAAGGAAGAAGACGATAGCAACTTTGCTGTAGGTGATATTTTTATTGCCAAAATCAGGAAAGCTGTTCCAGGATTAAATGCCGCATTTGTAAATGTTGGCTATACAAAAGATGGTTTTTTGCACTATCATGATCTTGGCCCTCAAGTCCAAACTTTGTTGAAGTTCGTAAAACGTGTAAGCACAGGTAAATTAAAAGATTATTCTTTACAGAATTTTACTTTTGAACAAGATATTGATAAAGACGGCAGTGTTACTGAAGTCTTAAAATCAAATCAGTCGTTACTGGTTCAAGTAATGAAAGAACCAATCTCCACAAAAGGCCCAAGAATAAGCTCCGAGCTTTCCTTGCCAGGCCGTTATATTGTATTGGTCCCTTTTTCCAACAGGGTTTCAGTTTCTCAAAAAATTGAAAGCAAAGAAGAAAAGGATCGATTAAAGAGATTGGTAAAAAGCATTAAACCCAAGGGGTTTGGTGTAATTGTTAGAACCGTAGCAGAAGGCAAAAAAGTAGCAGAGCTAGACAGAGATCTTCAGAATTTAATGAGTCGCTGGACAGCAATGTGCAAAAAATTATATAAAGCACCCCATCCATCCAAGGTATTGGGAGAGTTAAATAGGGCATCTTCCATTTTGAGGGATATCTTTAACGACACTTTCACCTCTATTACGGTAGATGACGAAGAGCTTTATGCGCAGCTAAAAGATTATGTGGCAGAAATTGCTCCAAATAAAGAATCCATAGTAAAGCTGTACCAATCCAATGTTCCAATTTTTGAAAAATTCGGTATCGAAAGACAAATAAAAACTTCCTTTGGTCGCACCGTATCGATGAGCAAAGGAGCTTACCTGATTATTGAGCACACAGAAGCCATGCACGTTATAGACGTGAACAGTGGAAACCGTTCCAATAAAGCTAAAAACCAGGAAGAGACCGCCTTAGAAGTGAACCTTATAAGCGCCACAGAAATAGCCCGACAATTACGATTACGTGATATGGGTGGAATTATTGTGGTTGACTTTATAGACATGAACAAGGCCGAAAACAGAAAAGCACTATTTGATCATTTACGCGAAGAAATGAGCGATGATCGTGCTAAACACAAAATATTGCCCCCAAGTAAATTTGGGTTAATACAAATTACAAGACAACGCGTAAGGCCGGAAACAAATATCAAGACCCGTGAGGTAAACCCGAACGGAACAGGAGAGATTGAGGCTCCTATTATTGTTATTGATAAAATAAAAACCGATCTAGAAAGACTGATCAAGAAGAATCATAAAAAGATCACCTTAAGTGCGCACCCATTTATTGCGGCCTTTTTAACAAGAGGCTTTCCATCGCCCCGCTCCCAATGGTTTTTTGACCATAAGCGCTGGGTAAAAATTTTACCAAGAGACGCTTACACGTACATGGAATATCACTTTCACGACAAAAACGGGGAAGTATTAGAATAA
- a CDS encoding HU family DNA-binding protein, which translates to MLNSTKMTKADIVAKISEKLGMEKGDVQATVETFMEEVKTSLESGDNVYLRGFGSFVIKTRAEKTGRNISKNTTIKIPAHNIPAFKPARVFVDGVKTNVEVKE; encoded by the coding sequence ATATTAAATAGTACGAAAATGACGAAAGCAGATATCGTAGCAAAGATTTCAGAGAAGTTAGGAATGGAAAAAGGTGATGTTCAAGCTACTGTTGAAACATTTATGGAAGAAGTAAAAACTTCTTTGGAAAGTGGAGATAATGTTTACTTAAGAGGATTTGGAAGCTTTGTAATTAAAACAAGAGCTGAAAAAACCGGAAGAAACATTTCCAAGAATACTACAATAAAAATCCCTGCACACAATATCCCTGCATTTAAACCAGCACGTGTTTTTGTAGATGGTGTAAAGACTAATGTTGAAGTAAAAGAATAA
- the mutY gene encoding A/G-specific adenine glycosylase, giving the protein MIFHKILINWYLNNKRELPWRKTSDPYRIWLSEIMLQQTRIEQGLPYYLAFIKVFPSVFDLANASQEKVLKLWQGLGYYSRARNLHETAKYIAKELDGKFPDNYKNLLKLKGIGDYTASAIASICYNEAAPVVDGNVYRVLARYFDMDTPINSTAGIKEFKALATELIDKEDPATYNQAIMEFGALQCKPQNPLCESCPLSGSCLALKNNKVALLPVKLKKAKVKKRFFNYLVFLSEENETLLEQRIGQGIWEGLYQFPLLETGSLITIDQLLKEPKLLQYNEASEKGISLYNDAPIVHKLSHQHIYTQFWIIENADLLEKAIPLSKIQEYPVPVLIANFINEFELSGY; this is encoded by the coding sequence ATGATTTTTCATAAAATATTGATTAATTGGTACTTAAACAATAAGAGGGAATTGCCTTGGAGAAAAACCAGCGATCCCTATCGTATTTGGTTAAGTGAAATTATGCTTCAACAAACACGAATAGAGCAAGGACTGCCTTATTATTTGGCATTTATCAAGGTTTTTCCAAGTGTTTTTGATCTTGCCAATGCTTCCCAAGAAAAGGTTTTAAAGTTGTGGCAGGGCTTGGGCTATTATTCCAGGGCCAGAAATTTGCATGAAACCGCAAAATATATTGCTAAAGAATTAGACGGTAAGTTTCCAGACAACTACAAAAATTTATTAAAATTGAAGGGGATTGGAGATTATACAGCAAGTGCAATTGCCTCTATATGCTATAATGAAGCTGCTCCCGTGGTGGATGGAAATGTTTATAGAGTGCTGGCAAGATATTTTGATATGGACACCCCTATTAATAGTACTGCAGGAATTAAAGAATTTAAAGCCTTGGCAACCGAGTTGATAGATAAAGAAGACCCTGCCACTTATAATCAAGCTATTATGGAGTTTGGCGCCCTGCAATGTAAGCCCCAAAACCCTTTGTGTGAGAGTTGTCCACTTTCTGGTAGTTGTTTAGCGCTGAAAAATAATAAGGTCGCTTTGCTTCCTGTGAAGTTGAAAAAGGCCAAGGTCAAAAAACGCTTCTTTAATTATTTGGTATTTCTTTCAGAAGAAAATGAAACTCTTTTGGAACAAAGGATTGGACAAGGAATTTGGGAAGGTTTGTACCAATTCCCCCTGTTGGAAACAGGATCTTTAATAACAATAGACCAATTATTAAAGGAACCCAAACTCCTTCAGTATAATGAAGCTTCAGAAAAGGGGATTAGTTTGTATAATGATGCTCCTATTGTACATAAACTTTCCCATCAACATATTTATACCCAATTTTGGATCATAGAAAATGCCGATTTGCTTGAAAAAGCGATTCCTTTATCCAAAATTCAAGAATATCCGGTTCCGGTCTTGATAGCCAACTTTATAAATGAATTTGAATTGAGCGGATATTAA
- a CDS encoding single-stranded DNA-binding protein gives MTGTLNKVMLIGHTGDDVKMHYFEGGGAIGRFPLATNEAYTNKSTGQRVENTEWHNVIVRNKAAEICEKYLKKGDKVYVEGRLKSRKWTDDKGIERYSVEIQCTDFTFLTPKNETTGNSAQNSASAKPVSNTKNDTFADQTKGNEEEDDLPF, from the coding sequence ATGACTGGCACACTTAATAAGGTAATGCTAATAGGGCATACAGGAGACGACGTAAAAATGCATTATTTTGAAGGAGGCGGGGCAATTGGACGTTTTCCTTTGGCTACCAATGAAGCTTATACAAATAAATCTACGGGCCAACGGGTGGAAAATACCGAGTGGCACAACGTTATAGTTCGAAACAAAGCTGCCGAAATTTGCGAGAAGTACCTTAAAAAAGGTGACAAGGTTTATGTGGAGGGTAGGTTGAAGAGCAGAAAATGGACAGACGATAAAGGGATCGAACGTTATTCGGTTGAAATCCAATGTACAGATTTTACCTTTTTGACCCCTAAAAATGAAACCACCGGGAATTCAGCACAAAATTCAGCTTCTGCAAAACCGGTTTCCAATACTAAAAATGATACTTTTGCCGATCAAACCAAGGGCAACGAGGAAGAAGATGATTTACCTTTCTAA
- a CDS encoding gliding motility-associated protein GldE, which translates to MDPDPPSLILSFISLEFSQVVSLVILVALLICSALISGAEVAFFSLTPSDFLGDNGKRTNAQKIVTRLLEKPKKLLATILVANNTINIAIVLLFDTLTDEFFGNMNAVFLGINFKFIIEVGIVTFLILLFGEILPKVYASRNNVKFSNFMAYPLNVLDFLISPLSTPMRAVTIYIHDKLGKQKGFLSVDHLSQALEMTREEDTTHEEQKILRGIVSFGNTDTKQVMHPRMDIFALNENQTYKEIIPEIVEHGFSRIPVYKENIDQVSGILYVKDLLPFLDQKEFEWTSLLREPYFIPENKKLDDLLNEFKDKKIHLAIVVDEYGGTSGLVSLEDIIEEIVGDISDEFDDEDLVFSKLDESNFIFEGKTPLKDFYKIIKLEDSSNFEENKGESDTLAGFLLEISGGFPKKNETISFQNYHFTIEVIDDKRIKQIKLSIEPEISSEE; encoded by the coding sequence TTGGATCCAGATCCTCCCAGTTTAATTTTATCGTTTATCTCTCTAGAATTTTCACAAGTAGTAAGTCTTGTTATACTTGTTGCACTATTAATTTGCTCTGCACTTATCTCTGGTGCAGAAGTTGCTTTTTTCTCTCTTACGCCTTCGGATTTTCTGGGAGATAATGGAAAGCGCACCAATGCCCAAAAAATTGTGACCAGATTGTTGGAAAAGCCCAAGAAATTATTGGCGACAATTTTAGTTGCAAATAACACTATAAATATTGCTATTGTGTTGCTGTTTGATACGCTTACCGATGAGTTCTTTGGAAACATGAACGCTGTTTTCTTAGGGATAAATTTTAAATTTATTATTGAAGTTGGAATTGTAACCTTTCTTATTTTGCTTTTTGGCGAAATCTTGCCGAAAGTTTATGCAAGTAGGAACAATGTGAAATTCAGCAATTTTATGGCGTATCCATTAAATGTTTTGGACTTTTTGATTTCGCCACTTAGTACCCCCATGAGGGCGGTTACTATTTATATCCATGATAAGTTAGGGAAGCAAAAAGGGTTTTTAAGTGTAGATCATCTCTCCCAGGCGTTAGAAATGACAAGGGAAGAGGATACCACACATGAAGAACAGAAGATTTTAAGGGGAATTGTTTCTTTTGGAAACACAGACACTAAACAGGTCATGCATCCAAGAATGGATATTTTTGCCTTAAATGAGAATCAAACCTATAAAGAGATAATTCCCGAGATCGTAGAGCATGGGTTTTCCAGAATTCCCGTGTACAAGGAGAATATAGACCAGGTTAGTGGAATCCTCTACGTTAAGGATCTTTTGCCTTTTCTGGATCAAAAAGAGTTTGAATGGACTTCTCTCTTGCGGGAGCCATATTTTATTCCGGAGAACAAGAAATTGGATGATCTTTTAAATGAATTTAAGGACAAGAAAATCCATTTGGCAATCGTTGTGGATGAATATGGTGGTACAAGCGGGTTGGTCTCTTTGGAAGATATAATCGAAGAAATTGTAGGAGATATAAGCGATGAATTTGATGATGAAGATTTGGTGTTTTCCAAATTGGATGAGTCCAATTTTATTTTCGAGGGAAAAACTCCACTAAAGGATTTCTACAAAATTATAAAATTGGAAGATTCTTCAAATTTTGAGGAAAACAAAGGGGAATCTGATACCCTTGCTGGTTTTTTACTTGAAATATCGGGTGGATTTCCAAAGAAGAACGAAACTATATCTTTTCAGAATTATCACTTTACCATTGAGGTTATAGATGATAAAAGAATAAAGCAAATCAAATTAAGTATAGAGCCAGAAATCTCTTCAGAAGAGTAG
- the gldD gene encoding gliding motility lipoprotein GldD: MKKISFILIVFAVVVSCKDEVLPKPKAFLDLEFPAVNYEETNLDCPFVFEYNSTAKIVKPKGNSPCWINLNYPKLNASVFITYQEVHNNLDSLLMDSQKLPLQHTIKADFIEGDVYVNPVNKTYGMFYAIDGDAASQAQFYVTDSVKHFMTGSLYFNQKPNFDSIMPAASYIKSDIKRLMESLRWQ, translated from the coding sequence ATGAAAAAAATAAGTTTCATATTAATAGTTTTTGCAGTTGTTGTTTCGTGTAAAGATGAAGTGCTGCCCAAGCCAAAGGCTTTTTTGGATTTGGAATTTCCTGCTGTAAATTATGAGGAAACAAACTTGGATTGTCCATTTGTTTTTGAGTATAATTCTACCGCGAAAATCGTGAAGCCCAAAGGGAACAGCCCTTGTTGGATCAATCTAAATTACCCTAAATTAAATGCCTCTGTTTTTATTACCTATCAGGAAGTGCATAACAATTTGGATTCCCTCTTGATGGACTCTCAAAAATTACCTTTACAGCATACAATAAAAGCCGATTTTATAGAAGGGGATGTGTATGTGAATCCCGTGAATAAGACCTACGGAATGTTTTACGCAATAGACGGGGATGCCGCTTCTCAAGCACAATTTTATGTTACAGATAGTGTAAAGCACTTTATGACGGGCTCGCTATATTTTAATCAGAAACCTAATTTTGATTCTATTATGCCTGCTGCATCTTACATTAAATCAGACATTAAGAGGTTGATGGAATCGTTGAGGTGGCAATAA